In Anomalospiza imberbis isolate Cuckoo-Finch-1a 21T00152 unplaced genomic scaffold, ASM3175350v1 scaffold_61, whole genome shotgun sequence, the following proteins share a genomic window:
- the PPAN gene encoding suppressor of SWI4 1 homolog isoform X4 — protein sequence MARNLQVRRSNSLRDLVAVAGPLGVTQFLVLSKSQTGINLKIFRLPGGPTLTFKVLQYSLVRDVVSALRRHRMHEQQFLHPPLLVLGNFGARAQMQLKLMAGMFQGMFPALNVHRVNLNSIRRCLLISYDAEAQLLELRHYSVQVVPVGLSRGVRKILQEKFPNLARMDDISQLLTGDVVLSESEAEPDGSQNVLELPQNCAGRGNAARQQSAVRLTEIGPRLTLQLLKVEEGLGQGNVLYHGLAPKGEAELRELLARREQRLQVRAERRREQEQNLERKRQQRERHRERSLAGMGRATGGPGGPGGDSDAEDPGAPEAGEAEPSDEDEAEYYRQELGEEPDTDLFPGHSKRKRSPSAAPRARKRQKRSPKSTPGTPKSHPGSQKSRPGHPKNPKSHPRKPGTPKSQQETPKSHPGTPKSHLGHPKNPKSHPGTPKSHPGHPKNPKSHPGNPKNPKSHPGNPKSHPGNPKSHPGTPKSHPGHPKNPKSHPKNPKSHPGHPKNPKSHPGNPKSHPGNPKNPKSHPGNPKSRRGKLLSPRKIPNFPQPGRARKKKN from the exons ATGGCCAGGAACCTGCag gtGCGCCGCAGCAATTCCCTGCGGGATCTGGTGGCCGTGGCCGGGCCCTTGGGGGTCACGCAGttcctggtgctgagcaaaTCCCAAACCGGGATCAACCTG aaAATTTTCcggctgccggggggtcccACCCTGACCTTCAAAGTGCTGCAG tacTCCCTGGTGCGGGACGTGGTCTCGGCGCTGCGCAGGCACCGCATGCACGAGCAGCAGTTCCTGCACCCGCcgctgctggtgctgggcaaTTTCGGGGCGCGGGCGCAGATGCAGCTGAAGCTGATGGCCGGGATGTTCCAGGGGATGTTCCCGGCCCTCAACGTCCACAGG GTCAATCTGAATTCCATCCGCCGCTGTTTGCTGATCTCCTACGACGCCGAGGCGCAGCTCCTGGAATTACGGCACTA CAGTGTCCAGGTGGTGCCCGTGGGGCTCAGCCGGGGTGTCCGGAAAATTCTCCAGGAGAAATTCCCGAACCTGGCCCGGATGGACGACATCAGCCAGCTGCTGACCGG GGACGTCGTCCTGTCCGAGAGCGAGGCGGAGCCGGACGGGTCCCAGAACGttctggagctgccccagaaCTGCGCCGGGCGCGGCAACGCCGCCAGGCAGCAGAGCGCCGTCAGGCTGACCGAG aTCGGGCCCCGTCTGAcgctgcagctgctgaaggtggaggaggggctgggccagggcaacGTCCTGTACCACGGCCTGG CCCCCAAAGGAGAGGCGGAGCTGCGGGAGCTGCTGGCCCGGCGGGAGCAGCGGCTGCAGGTGAGGGCGGAGCGGCGCcgggagcaggagcagaaccTGGAGCGGAAACGGCAGCAGCGGGAACggcacag GGAGCGCAGCCTGGCCGGGATGGGCCGGGCCACAGGTGGCCCAGGTGGCCCCGGAGGTGACAGCGACGCCGAGGACCCCGGCGCACCTGAGGCAGGTGAGGCCGAGCCGTCGGACGAGGACGAGGCCGAGTATTACAGACAGGAGCTGGGGGAGGAGCCTGACACAG atttgTTCCCCGGTCACTCCAAGAGGAAGCGAAGCCCCTCGGCCGCGCCCCGAGCCCGGAAACGACAGAAGAGGAGCCCGAAATCCAcacctggaaccccaaaatcccatcctgGATCCCAAAAATCCCGCCCAGgacatcccaaaaaccccaaatcccaccccaggaaacctgggacccccaaatcccaacagGAAACTCCAAAATCTCACCCGGGAACCCCGAAATCCCACCTGGgacatcccaaaaaccccaaatcccacccgggaacccccaaatcccacccgggacatcccaaaaaccccaaatcccacccaggaaatcccaaaaaccccaaatcccacccgggaaatcccaaatcccacccgggaaatcccaaatctcacccgggaacccccaaatcccacccgggacatcccaaaaaccccaaatcccatcccaaaaaccccaaatcccacccgggacatcccaaaaaccccaaatcccaccccggaaatcccaaatcccacccgggaaatcccaaaaaccccaaatcccacccgggaaatcccaaatcccgccGTGG